The proteins below are encoded in one region of Qipengyuania sp. HL-TH1:
- a CDS encoding inositol monophosphatase family protein, with amino-acid sequence MQRVTEQAILPRYRNLAAGEVEDKGGNDPVTVADKESEALLREGLAALDDTLAFVGEETAHADPGILDRLDRPCWIVDPVDGTRNFASGKPPFGIIIARAEGGEAQSGWIYDCLSGRFCTAHRGQGAQVDGAKVAARPTGMTPPIAALSLIFMQEERREATRRHIAPQYELVDIPYCAAEQYPRLALGVNDVSIFERTLAWDHAAGALWLNEAGGKAARPDGSPYRVDEVGRTGLLGAASPALWDELAELYAKLD; translated from the coding sequence ATGCAGCGGGTCACCGAGCAGGCGATCCTCCCGCGCTACCGCAACCTCGCCGCGGGCGAAGTCGAGGACAAGGGCGGCAACGACCCCGTCACGGTGGCCGACAAGGAGAGCGAGGCGCTGCTGCGCGAGGGGCTGGCCGCGCTCGACGATACGCTCGCCTTCGTGGGCGAGGAAACCGCGCATGCGGACCCGGGCATACTCGACCGGCTCGACCGCCCGTGCTGGATCGTCGATCCAGTCGACGGGACCCGCAATTTCGCCAGCGGCAAGCCGCCATTCGGGATCATCATCGCGCGCGCCGAAGGCGGGGAAGCACAGTCCGGGTGGATTTACGACTGCCTCAGCGGTCGCTTCTGCACCGCGCATCGCGGCCAGGGGGCGCAGGTTGATGGCGCCAAGGTCGCCGCCCGCCCCACCGGCATGACGCCGCCGATCGCCGCCCTGTCGCTGATCTTCATGCAGGAAGAGCGCCGCGAGGCGACACGGCGGCATATCGCGCCGCAGTACGAACTCGTCGACATCCCCTATTGCGCCGCCGAGCAATATCCGCGGCTGGCGCTGGGCGTGAACGATGTGTCGATTTTCGAACGCACGTTGGCCTGGGACCACGCGGCGGGTGCGCTATGGCTCAACGAGGCGGGCGGAAAAGCAGCGCGGCCCGACGGCTCACCCTATCGCGTGGACGAGGTGGGCCGAACGGGCCTGCTGGGTGCGGCGAGCCCGGCCCTGTGGGACGAGCTCGCCGAGCTATATGCGAAGCTGGATTAA
- the trxA gene encoding thioredoxin, giving the protein MATTAVTDASFQSDVLESDKPVLVDFWADWCGPCKMIAPALEELSEELGEQVTIAKMDIMENPDVPGSMGVQSIPYLVLFKNGEAAAHMRGAAPKGQLKQWLESEL; this is encoded by the coding sequence ATGGCCACCACCGCCGTCACCGACGCCAGCTTCCAATCCGACGTGCTCGAAAGCGACAAGCCCGTGCTGGTCGATTTCTGGGCCGACTGGTGCGGTCCGTGCAAGATGATTGCACCCGCGCTCGAAGAACTGAGCGAGGAACTGGGCGAGCAGGTCACCATCGCCAAGATGGACATCATGGAAAACCCCGACGTCCCCGGTTCGATGGGCGTCCAGTCGATCCCCTATCTCGTGCTGTTCAAGAATGGCGAAGCCGCTGCCCATATGCGCGGCGCTGCGCCCAAGGGCCAGCTCAAGCAGTGGCTTGAGAGCGAGCTTTAA
- the argJ gene encoding bifunctional glutamate N-acetyltransferase/amino-acid acetyltransferase ArgJ — MDLTPSPLARPFPALPVIDGVTLRVARAGYKAWNRSDLTYVELAAGCAVAGVFTKSACASSEVEMGRAQVEQGRARALIVNAGNSNAFTGYRGREAVEQIVAQVAEALDCPGDEVFVSSTGVIGVPLPKDKARAGVAAVLGAESCGWEDAASAIGTTDTFTKGAAAAAFIGDQRVELAGIIKGSGMIAPDMATMLGYVFTDAAVDPAFLQEMLSKANEATFSCITVDGDTSTSDTVLLFATGKAGNAPLTTWDDPGADAFYAALHDVCRELALLVVRDGEGAQKFIEIAVTGAADDASARRVGLAIANSPLVKTAIAGGDANWGRVVMAVGKAGEPADRDRLSIGFGGTWAARDGQPVADYDEAPVAAHLAGQDIRIEVDLGLGEGRATVWTCDLTHDYISINADYRS; from the coding sequence ATGGATCTAACGCCTTCTCCGCTCGCCCGCCCCTTCCCCGCGCTGCCGGTAATCGACGGCGTAACGCTGCGCGTGGCGCGCGCGGGCTACAAGGCGTGGAACCGGTCCGATCTGACCTATGTCGAACTCGCCGCCGGCTGCGCCGTGGCGGGGGTCTTCACCAAATCGGCCTGCGCCTCGAGCGAGGTCGAGATGGGCCGCGCGCAGGTGGAGCAAGGCCGCGCGCGGGCGCTGATCGTGAATGCAGGCAATTCCAACGCCTTCACCGGCTATCGCGGGCGCGAGGCGGTCGAGCAGATCGTCGCCCAGGTAGCCGAGGCACTCGACTGCCCGGGGGACGAGGTGTTCGTGTCCTCGACCGGCGTGATCGGAGTGCCCTTGCCCAAGGACAAGGCGCGCGCCGGCGTGGCTGCGGTGCTCGGTGCCGAAAGCTGCGGCTGGGAAGACGCGGCGAGCGCGATCGGGACCACCGACACCTTCACCAAGGGCGCGGCAGCGGCGGCTTTCATCGGGGACCAGCGGGTCGAACTCGCCGGGATCATCAAGGGCAGCGGCATGATCGCGCCCGACATGGCGACGATGCTGGGCTATGTCTTTACCGATGCGGCAGTGGATCCGGCCTTCCTGCAGGAGATGCTGTCCAAGGCGAATGAGGCGACGTTCTCCTGCATCACGGTCGATGGCGATACCTCGACCAGCGACACGGTGCTGCTGTTCGCAACCGGCAAGGCCGGCAATGCGCCGCTGACCACATGGGACGACCCCGGCGCCGATGCCTTCTACGCGGCGCTGCACGATGTCTGCCGCGAACTCGCCCTGCTGGTCGTGCGCGACGGCGAAGGCGCGCAGAAATTCATCGAGATCGCGGTCACCGGGGCGGCGGACGACGCCAGCGCGCGCCGCGTCGGCCTGGCGATTGCCAACTCCCCGCTGGTGAAGACCGCGATTGCCGGGGGCGATGCCAATTGGGGCCGCGTCGTCATGGCGGTAGGCAAGGCAGGCGAACCCGCCGACCGCGACCGATTGTCGATCGGCTTCGGCGGGACCTGGGCCGCACGCGATGGCCAGCCCGTCGCCGATTACGACGAGGCGCCGGTCGCCGCGCATCTTGCCGGGCAGGACATTCGCATCGAGGTCGATCTCGGCCTCGGCGAAGGCCGCGCGACCGTGTGGACCTGCGATCTCACGCATGACTACATCTCCATCAATGCAGACTACCGCTCGTGA